AAACAGTGACCTGCTCTCCACCCATGcaggtacacacaaacacacaggttcaaGCAGCTATTACTTTAAGGAATCTaactgacttccattcagttGGACAACCTATCAagaaccagttaatgcctaaccaaaccacaattaaaatatttGCCCTACACCAGTTCCTGAGAAATTAGGATCTGCCTCATAAGAACCAGGTTGTGGTCGTCATGaggattactggtcctgacgaggtcaatgtttatgccagaaaaggtcgtaacgaggcaacaaatacacacagagggAATTGCTGCCCAGTGCAATCAGCACAACATACATTTCTGGCTGGCCACTGCTGCAGCTCAATGGAAAGTGTCATCTTACACAGGGGGAAAAGGcctttttaatttacaattatTGCCCTTCTTACTCCTGACAGTCTTTAAGGTCCATTTAATAGGGTTTTTGCCATTACTTAAATTCCTACACAAGACAAAAGAAGAGGGGACTGTCTGCACATACTGCATTTGTTATAGgggtttattttattgctgctATAAGATAGTGTTGCtatctttcattttaatagTACTTGCTTCTCCACAAATGTTGCTGTAGCATTTACCAGGCAACTTGAGCAGCTGCATCAGTGTGATCAGGCCCCTGTAGGTGAAAAACTGGCCCAAAAACcacaaatatgtaaaacaaaaaacctttaagTCGAAACAGGGATTGGCTTCTTTCAGTGACTTGAATCTTGTGTAGAAATCTCTATCCACTTCTTATGTTTCCTGTCCTGACAAAAGTGGATTTCTAAATAATAGCATCCCCAAGAGCAACCTATCTTTGTTAAAATAGACAGTATTATGTGAGCTTGACAATGTCTATTGTTATAATATCTCCTGAGACACAGGAGGAGTCGTAAATGCCGTTTAGGTTGTAATTTGAGCAAGAGTCACTGAGAAAACATAGCAACAGgattgtctctctttttttattttttttacaagcgaGTATTGTTGACCATACCCCATTCTTCTACAGAGAAGTGTTCACCTATCAAAACAGAGGGACATTTTAAAAGAGTCTTATTGTATTTCATATTCAGGCCACTGTTTCATACTGTTGAATGGTTCTCAGTCAAGTATAAAGtacctgtttttgaaaataaataaatacaaatgtagtttttaaatttacagGTGCATTAGTAATCTCTCCTTATCTTCCTTTCATTGCCATAACAGCAATTATAGAATGCTGAAATCCTCCaatttactttatatatttCTAAGGCATGATATGTTCATCAGTGCCTGACTGATGGAATGAAGTGTTCAGTATTCTCCAGTCTCAACCATAGTCCTGGTACTCAGTCAAAATAGTCCTCTATATCCACGTCAGGGTTGAGTAGCTCCTCTCCATACGGGGTCAGATCCATCTGGTTAAGGATAAGGTTCTCAAAGGTCTCCTCCAGGTCTGTCTCACCGATCAGCACGGCACCCACCATCCTTCCTCCACGGAGGACAACCTGGAACACAAAACCTAAAGTAACCAGTGGGGAATTGAAAGTGAACTTAATTAGAATTGGGAATTACCCCAGCTGGTGAAACGTTCTCTTCCCAAATGCAACAAATTACCAACGCTGGCTCGagagagcagtgtttcccaaaccttttatAAGAGGACCCACTTTTAAAAGAGGACAAATTACCCTGACCAAATGAACAATACATATCACGACAGGGAGATTCAACACCTTGAAATGATATGATTGATATATTTATTACTACTCAGTATCACCTTGACATACTCCTGGCCTTTGGTGCAGCGCACCAGGAGCTCATGGTCAGTGCCAAGCCCCTGCCCATTAAACTTTCCCAGCAGGACCACCTGTGGAATGACCAGAAGACAGTGTTGAGTAAGCCCAGAAAACAATATGTACCACTGTGAAATGACCTTGAAGACTCATGAAAATATGGTGGTCAGTCATTTACATAGTGGATGATTAACATGTCAGTTACAATGCCATGTACCTTGTAGTTGAAGAATTTTGTAATGTGTGAGAAGAGCTCGAAGCAGAAGTCCAGTTCTATTGGTTCTGACAGGACATGTGCAGCCATGCAGCGGCCAGCGTACCAGCCCATCTGACGGGCCTGAGTCCACAAACGCATCTACACACGACACAACACACATGATTCCGATTTATTTCAAGATATaggaaaggaaataaatgatgatgaatgcaTTTTTAGTCTCTCATGATTGTACACACAGTATCGTTTTTTACAGAACAAAATCACTTACAATGTATGATATAGTTTATggtatgtactgtgttgtatttacatttcaatactaaacctGTGCTAGAACACGATCAGAGCGTGTCACTGGTCCGTTTAGAATGAGCTGTTTATCACGGATAAAGAATCATCTTAGATGATTTTAACCACGTGAAGGTCAGCTTCAACTGTTTTATATGGGATGgcacaaaatagttttttttcactgccGTGAGTTtgacggtgattggacaaatgcggcaaaatcatcacttccagggaaggACCAGCAAACGTcactggtgtgagtgtgtgtgcgggcATATGCATATGCTATCAAAAAATCAAGTACAATGTTTAAAGGGAATGCATTTGTGATATATTTAGTCTAGTAGCTTTTGAAAACTCATTTGTGAAGCTCTACTTTTATTAAAAGCTAATGAAATAGCATTAAAATGTTGTGGGCAGTGTATGAGAACTGcagcttctttaaaaaaaaaaatgtcgtCAATGTGAGCAATTATGAaggctgttgttgtttcagaaGAGAAACATTATGTAAGAACTCTGGTTTACCTGCTGCCAGAGTTCACTGTGTTCCCAGCCAGCTGTGCAAACATCTCCGGCAGCATAGACATTTGGCTCTGATGTCATCATGTAGTCATTTACCTGCAGCCCGGCATCATCTGCAATTGCAAacttacaacaaaaaaagtattatgATATGATTATGTTTACTAGGGCTGCACACATTAATCAGTGAATAAATTATGAATCAATTCCAAATGAATTGCCAACTCTTTTTATGATGGAataatcagttgtttttttaataagtaGTTCCCCAATTACATCTACTTAAATctggatattttctggatgATTTGTTCCTTATTTAAAGACGTCAAAGACCTTTGTGGAAATTGAGAATATAATCAGCAGATTAAACAAATAGCACCAACACATCTAAAAGCCTGCTGGTCAGACATGTGATCATGACTAGCATCTTCAAAATAACTATGTTCCCAGAATTAGCTTACGCTGCTGGCAGTGGCAGGCTTACAGCTATCATTCTTTTTGCATGTGGATGAGCCTACGTACTTTATTGCCTTGGAGAAATGGCTCAGTGTTTGGCACGACACCGGTGGCACTGACAACAAAATCACAGCCAAATGTCTTGCCATTGGTCAGCTGGACATAAACTGGCCAGGACCCATCTgagaagaaagacagacacaggGCTGAAAaggtggaggtaaaaaaaaacagaaaacaagtttGAGCAGAAAATCTAGTTCTCACTGTTCTCAGGTGTGAGTGTTTGCTGTTGGGAATTGAGCAGCTCCTCAGAGGTAAAAATCTTTTCCACCTCACACTGGTATTCCACTGAAACTTTGCGGGACACCTGAGCACACATCAGCATAAAGGAAACACTTTAgaacaacaaacagaagaggTCAAGATGGACACTagtttgacacacacattcccaTCTCACTTGTTCTGCTCCTCTGAGAGCTATTCCTTCATGCCAATCTGGGCCAAGAGCACTGCCAGGTTCTGGAGGACCAGTACTTTTCCCTCGCAAATGTCCATCTGAGAATTATACATGAGTGAAGAGTGTTTTAGAGTTCGAGCACACAACGTACTAACACTCCACTGCAGCATAAAAAAGAAGAGATAAACTAAGAGGTGACAACCTGCAGTGAAGGTCTGTAATGCTCCACCTGCTGGCTCCTCTGTGGTGTAGCGCGGCCTCTTGCAGGGAAAAGCTTTCTCTGGTTTGCCTGCCTCAAGGGATGGAATGAGAAACTGAGCCGCTCCTGcatcaaaaaatgtatttcctaTGGCCTTGTCCTTCACAGCCCAGATCACCTCGCAGCCTTCCACCTCATATctgcacaaaacacatttattaacacTGACTTCTGAGTATTCTGGTGCATGATTTGGACTTTAATATATCAGATGAAAAATGCTTGaatattgaaaaatgtatcTTCTGGCTACTCACACGAGTTCCAAGGCAATGCCACCAtttccaacaacaacaattctcTTTGCTTTTGATAACAACTTTTGGAACTCctgaaacacaagcacaagAAACCTAGTAAGCATCAATACAGAACCTTAAAACACACTCAGATTTGAAGGTTATATTTTCAGTATATACTTTggattttgtttgtaaaaatgttacCCGACAGCCTGCAGTTATGTAAAGTTGGtaacaggaaaaggaaaaagattatttttattatttgtattatttttatttcatataagATAAGGCCCTTAAAAGCATTTCCACCTATCTTTTGTCACACATACACCTTGTGGTCACAACATTTGGTACAAATTTTTAGTTTTAGCCTGTTTAtcaacaaaaatatttactgtactAATCTGTATATCTAGTCTTTTTTGCCTTTATATTTACCTACTGTACATGTggtatatgaaataaataagacacCTCTCTGACTAATGAAGACCACTACAATAATGCTAAACAGAATATCATTCACTACAGAAATGGTTTCTTACTACTGCATGAAAGCACTTTCAGTTCTGtcacaaacagcacaaacaacCAGAGGAATGTGGCCATACCTGAGCACTGTCTGTGTCTCGTATCCCCAGGACATAAGGGTTGTCCTGAGTTAGGAGCTTAGGTCTCCCTCCACTGCAGATACACAGCTTCTCATAACCAAAAACCCGTCCGTCTGCAGTTTCCACAGACTGAGAAGagttgaaaaaagaaattgaagGGAGATAGTGATTACCTGCATAACCTAGTTTTAATAGCTGTTTTCTTAATCTTGGTTCATTAGACCACATGTTGTAATGAGAACATGTCATTACAGCATATGTCCACAGGGTGGCAGTAGAAGACAGATAAAGCAGATAAGGTCTCCAAGAAGCCTGTGATGAGATCTTTGGCAAGGTCATATTTTCAAACATGATTTAATACAGTTAATCTTTGGAATAGCAGctccatttaaaatgtagcacACTGCatcataacaacataaatacagtTGATTATATGATACAATTATAGACTACAATTGATGATTTGATAAAATTGAGCAAACAAACCAGAGTCACATATTTGCAagataaaaagtttttttttaatgatacagCTTTCTGCAAAACACCTACTTACATGTGACTGCGTGTGAAGGGATTTGACAGCAGAGTGAATAACAGTAAGGTTGGGGAATTTCTCCTCCAAAACACTGGACGGTCGCTCCTCGACGTCAAACTCTTCCAGAGTCTTTGACACCTTTACggaaagag
The nucleotide sequence above comes from Solea senegalensis isolate Sse05_10M linkage group LG3, IFAPA_SoseM_1, whole genome shotgun sequence. Encoded proteins:
- the pyroxd1 gene encoding pyridine nucleotide-disulfide oxidoreductase domain-containing protein 1 isoform X2 — encoded protein: MAAKAEKTFTFLVVGGGIAGVTCVEQIPSAEVALITAGPHIKAVTNYKQVSKTLEEFDVEERPSSVLEEKFPNLTVIHSAVKSLHTQSHSVETADGRVFGYEKLCICSGGRPKLLTQDNPYVLGIRDTDSAQEFQKLLSKAKRIVVVGNGGIALELVYEVEGCEVIWAVKDKAIGNTFFDAGAAQFLIPSLEAGKPEKAFPCKRPRYTTEEPAGGALQTFTADGHLRGKSTGPPEPGSALGPDWHEGIALRGAEQVSRKVSVEYQCEVEKIFTSEELLNSQQQTLTPENTLCLSFFSDGSWPVYVQLTNGKTFGCDFVVSATGVVPNTEPFLQGNKFAIADDAGLQVNDYMMTSEPNVYAAGDVCTAGWEHSELWQQMRLWTQARQMGWYAGRCMAAHVLSEPIELDFCFELFSHITKFFNYKVVLLGKFNGQGLGTDHELLVRCTKGQEYVKVVLRGGRMVGAVLIGETDLEETFENLILNQMDLTPYGEELLNPDVDIEDYFD
- the pyroxd1 gene encoding pyridine nucleotide-disulfide oxidoreductase domain-containing protein 1 isoform X3, whose amino-acid sequence is MAAKAEKTFTFLVVGGGIAGVTCVEQLSFQIPSAEVALITAGPHIKAVTNYKQVSKTLEEFDVEERPSSVLEEKFPNLTVIHSAVKSLHTQSHSVETADGRVFGYEKLCICSGGRPKLLTQDNPYVLGIRDTDSAQEFQKLLSKAKRIVVVGNGGIALELVYEVEGCEVIWAVKDKAIGNTFFDAGAAQFLIPSLEAGKPEKAFPCKRPRYTTEEPAGGALQTFTADGHLRGKSTGPPEPGSALGPDWHEGIALRGAEQVSRKVSVEYQCEVEKIFTSEELLNSQQQTLTPENNGSWPVYVQLTNGKTFGCDFVVSATGVVPNTEPFLQGNKFAIADDAGLQVNDYMMTSEPNVYAAGDVCTAGWEHSELWQQMRLWTQARQMGWYAGRCMAAHVLSEPIELDFCFELFSHITKFFNYKVVLLGKFNGQGLGTDHELLVRCTKGQEYVKVVLRGGRMVGAVLIGETDLEETFENLILNQMDLTPYGEELLNPDVDIEDYFD
- the pyroxd1 gene encoding pyridine nucleotide-disulfide oxidoreductase domain-containing protein 1 isoform X1, encoding MAAKAEKTFTFLVVGGGIAGVTCVEQLSFQIPSAEVALITAGPHIKAVTNYKQVSKTLEEFDVEERPSSVLEEKFPNLTVIHSAVKSLHTQSHSVETADGRVFGYEKLCICSGGRPKLLTQDNPYVLGIRDTDSAQEFQKLLSKAKRIVVVGNGGIALELVYEVEGCEVIWAVKDKAIGNTFFDAGAAQFLIPSLEAGKPEKAFPCKRPRYTTEEPAGGALQTFTADGHLRGKSTGPPEPGSALGPDWHEGIALRGAEQVSRKVSVEYQCEVEKIFTSEELLNSQQQTLTPENTLCLSFFSDGSWPVYVQLTNGKTFGCDFVVSATGVVPNTEPFLQGNKFAIADDAGLQVNDYMMTSEPNVYAAGDVCTAGWEHSELWQQMRLWTQARQMGWYAGRCMAAHVLSEPIELDFCFELFSHITKFFNYKVVLLGKFNGQGLGTDHELLVRCTKGQEYVKVVLRGGRMVGAVLIGETDLEETFENLILNQMDLTPYGEELLNPDVDIEDYFD